A region from the Drosophila takahashii strain IR98-3 E-12201 chromosome 2L, DtakHiC1v2, whole genome shotgun sequence genome encodes:
- the LOC138914955 gene encoding uncharacterized protein, with protein MLASSINIEPDELVDQIVEGIPAQNLRDQARIQCFTDPMQILRAFAGIRLSKPKESVSKEMSTNRSNNGGFRCGNCNARGHIAKDCRKPAREPGSCYACGKFGHFVAQCEERKGNAENNYHAS; from the exons ATGTTGGCAAGCAGCATCAACATCGAGCCTGACGAGTTGGTTGACCAGATAGTCGAGGGAATACCAGCACAGAATTTGCGTGATCAAGCCCGGATCCAATGTTTCACAGATCCTATGCAAATTCTGCGTGCGTTTGCTGGTATCCGATTGAGCAAGCCTAAGGAGTCGGTTTCGAAGGAGATGTCTACAAACCGAAGCAACAACGGAGGATTTCGCTGCGGTAACTGCAATGCCAGAGGACACATCGCCAAGGATTGTCGAAAACCAGCAAGGGAACCAGGATCTTGCTACGCTTGTGGCAAGTTCGGTCACTTTGTAGCCCAATGCGAGGAGAGGAAGGGAAATGctgaaaataattat CATGCATCGTAG
- the LOC138911882 gene encoding uncharacterized protein, with the protein MSGARKNKKRNQSISREETIQLIEEVKSRPEIWDLTNKNHSNNNAVRSAWAAVSAATNKEVNEVKSTWLSLRDSLRYHTKKKATQILKSGSAGGSKNINLVESEKTGPEIDWEMAEHMSFLQGLSHKRKTFASVHAPSTSEKRGCDSPEEDTEEASYDYRPKKKKNSDPIGTEIGELLKSAKDLISVVQTKQDNKTTGSLKNVEMFSFWDKMMEDFSEEALQQVQAALFCHGTAPAFEFI; encoded by the exons atgtcgggagcaagaaaaaacaaaaagaggaATCAAAGCATCAGCCGCGAGGAAACCATTCAACTGATAGAAGAAGTAAAATCACGCCCGGAGATATGGGACTTAACCAACAAGAACCATAGCAATAATAATGCTGTTAGAAGTGCTTGGGCAGCCGTTAGTGCTGCCACCAACAAAGAAG TCAACGAGGTCAAGTCAACCTGGCTTTCACTTCGTGATAGCCTTCGATATCACACGAAGAAGAAAGCAACACAGATTCTAAAAAGTGGTAGCGCTGGTGGCTCAAAGAATATAAACCTAGTCGAATCCGAAAAGACGGGCCCCGAGATAGACTGGGAGATGGCAGAGCATATGTCATTTCTGCAGGGGCTGTCTCACAAAAGAAA gaCATTTGCTTCTGTGCACGCCCCATCCACTTCAGAAAAACGTGGTTGTGATAGCCCGGAAGAGGACACTGAGGAGGCTTCGTATGATTAT AgaccaaagaagaagaaaaacagtGACCCAATAGGAACCGAAATTGGAGAACTGCTCAAGTCAGCGAAGGACCTCATATCGGTGGTTCAGACCAAGCAAGACAACAAGACAACTGGATCCCTAAAAAATGtcgaaatgttttctttttgggacAAGATGATGGAGGACTTTTCCGAGGAGGCCCTACAACAAGTGCAG GCTGCCCTGTTCTGCCATGGTACGGCGCCTGCGTTTGAATTTATATGA
- the LOC138914916 gene encoding uncharacterized protein: protein MYGPSCKVETFALIDEGSACTLIETHVAEKLGIDGPSDELCLRWTGEITQMEAESMRINLTISPSYDAVRKFTLQNVRTVKHLDLPKQTLDDSILRSHSHLEKLPIRTYKDAQASLIIGLDNVRLGVPLVVREREDSEFIAAKSRLGWSAYGRKGDTGKPASSRVMHVCECNNDQQLDVLIKESFSLDAVGVSISNNTLRSKEDERANRILNESTTYNRELKRWQTGLLWRYDNVKLPSSREMAMRRLQCLETRMAKDKELREFVNQQIRRYEQLGYIRKLGTDEMIDEQRTWYLPIFVVKNPNKGKSRLVWDAAAKVEGIALNTMLLKGPDQLPSLVGVILRFRQKAVGICGDVKEMFHQIMVRKEDQGAQQFLWRYGDNSREPDRYVMRVMTFGASCSPAAANYVRDRNAKQFLDEHPKAARAILRNTFVDDWLQSCESEEEMVRLAQEVRHIHKEGGFEMRGWISNSSTVMRALLGDTKTPERSIEMAESTTNERVLGMWWNPRADHFTFVNKFGENIYNETTVVTKRLILRIVMTIFDPLGLLGFYIIQAKLILQDVWRSAVGWDEPIGEEERDRWALWIRQLKHIEDLQIPRYLGLSTETCNIQLHIFTDASINAFAAVAYIRIEERDGIRCALLASKTRVAPLKPISIPRMELMAAILGLRLATFLEQELSIGVKRRVFWTDSKNVLYWIRSDARKYHQFVALRIGEILENSETAEWKWVPSALNVADDGTKWTKESSFQADSRWFTGPSFLLESEEHWPVTDLSPHILERINVHELKETSLSMLASIVPEINRFSKWEKLRGALKCVMHFLSKICKKELASEEAKIATRIRNLDDVNNVIYRMVQEEAYAEEIILLRRGTVLGRKSPIYKLTPYLDEAGVLRIRGRIDRMSGVDMNVKRPVILPKEHKVTNLLVDYFHRKFHHQLTEIVVNEMRQLYHIPGLRAKVRSLANACQRCRNKKAAPEPPEMGDIPPERLAINELPFTNTGIDYFGPFEVNVGRRREKRWGVLFTCLTVRAVHIELASSLSTDTFMLILEMFVARRGVPKRIMSDNGTNFRGASRLLQEEIERISSKELENKYPEIEWSFIPPGAPHMGGAWERMIRSVKSILFEILEEKHVQEPVLRAALARIENTLNSRPLTYVPLETPEADALTPNHFLRGASSAMVVKDGNTNGILLGKSFRIAGQIADSFKKRWLREYLPCLTQRAKWHGPPNNPICIGDVVIMVDESNPKVQWKKGIIMDLRVAKDGIARSAVIRTATGLLTRPIVKLAKLDVNKPATAGEDGGQDVTIGFANKSARIVCEGGNVTA, encoded by the coding sequence ATGTACGGGCCGAGTTGCAAGGTGGAAACGTTTGCACTTATTGACGAGGGATCAGCCTGCACTCTGATCGAGACACATGTAGCGGAAAAGTTGGGTATCGACGGACCTTCAGACGAACTGTGCCTACGGTGGACAGGAGAAATAACTCAAATGGAAGCTGAATCGATGCGCATAAATTTAACGATCTCCCCAAGCTACGACGCAGTCCGTAAGTTTACGCTGCAAAATGTGAGAACCGTCAAGCATCTGGATCTGCCCAAACAGACGTTGGACGATTCCATCCTGAGATCGCATTCGCACCTCGAGAAACTACCCATTCGTACCTATAAGGATGCGCAAGCTTCGCTCATCATCGGCTTGGATAACGTGCGACTAGGAGTACCGCTTGTTGTGAGAGAGCGCGAAGACTCAGAATTTATCGCAGCTAAGTCCAGGCTCGGATGGTCTGCTTATGGACGTAAAGGCGATACTGGTAAACCGGCAAGCTCCAGGGTAATGCATGTCTGCGAATGTAATAACGATCAGCAACTGGATGTTCTTATCAAAGAGAGTTTTTCACTAGATGCGGTTGGTGTGAGTATATCTAATAACACTCTTAGGTCTAAAGAAGACGAGAGAGCCAATCGTATCCTGAACGAATCCACGACGTATAACAGAGAGCTGAAGAGATGGCAGACTGGACTTCTGTGGCGGTACGACAACGTAAAGCTCCCGTCCTCCCGTGAGATGGCCATGCGACGACTCCAGTGTTTGGAAACCCGTATGGCGAAAGACAAAGAACTACGAGAGTTCGTGAACCAGCAGATTCGACGCTACGAGCAGTTAGGATATATCCGCAAACTAGGAACCGACGAAATGATCGACGAGCAACGGACTTGGTATTTGCCCATATTCGTTGTCAAAAATCCGAATAAAGGAAAATCGAGGCTAGTTTGGGACGCTGCAGCCAAGGTGGAAGGGATCGCCCTCAACACGATGCTATTAAAGGGACCGGATCAACTACCCTCTCTTGTTGGAGTGATTTTAAGATTCAGACAGAAAGCGGTCGGAATATGTGGAGACGTAAAGGAAATGTTCCACCAGATAATGGTGCGTAAAGAGGACCAAGGAGCACAGCAATTTCTCTGGAGATATGGCGACAACAGTCGAGAGCCAGATAGGTATGTAATGAGAGTAATGACCTTTGGTGCTTCTTGCTCCCCAGCAGCGGCTAACTACGTGAGAGATAGGAACGCTAAGCAATTCCTTGACGAACACCCGAAGGCAGCGCGAGCCATATTACGGAATACATTTGTAGATGACTGGCTCCAAAGTTGTGAGTCTGAAGAAGAAATGGTCCGCCTAGCTCAGGAAGTACGACACATACATAAAGAAGGAGGCTTCGAGATGAGAGGCTGGATATCAAACTCGTCTACAGTAATGCGGGCGCTCTTGGGTGACACTAAAACACCTGAACGCAGCATTGAGATGGCCGAGTCTACGACAAACGAACGAGTGCTAGGAATGTGGTGGAATCCTAGAGCCGACCACTTTACCTTTGTCAACAAATTtggagaaaatatttataacgaAACTACAGTCGTGACAAAGAGGTTAATTCTTCGAATAGTTATGACCATCTTTGACCCGCTAGGTCTGCTGGGATTTTATATAATTCAGGCAAAGCTGATACTACAGGATGTGTGGAGGTCTGCCGTAGGTTGGGACGAACCAATCGGAGAAGAAGAGCGTGATCGTTGGGCTCTATGGATAAGGCAACTCAAACACATCGAAGATTTACAAATCCCACGGTATCTTGGCTTATCTACTGAGACATGTAATATTCAATTACACATATTTACAGATGCAAGTATCAATGCTTTCGCCGCGGTGGCCTACATACGGATCGAAGAACGAGACGGTATCCGATGCGCGTTACTGGCCTCTAAAACGAGAGTGGCGCCGCTGAAACCCATTTCAATCCCTAGAATGGAACTAATGGCTGCTATTTTAGGCCTAAGATTGGCAACATTTTTGGAGCAGGAGTTATCCATCGGCGTGAAGAGACGTGTGTTTTGGACCGATTCCAAAAACGTTTTATACTGGATACGCTCAGATGCTCGAAAGTATCACCAGTTTGTAGCCCTACGAATTGGTGAAATCCTGGAGAATTCCGAAACCGCCGAATGGAAATGGGTCCCATCTGCGCTGAACGTGGCTGATGACGGGACAAAATGGACGAAGGAATCGAGTTTTCAGGCAGACTCGAGATGGTTTACAGGTCCATCATTTTTATTAGAATCAGAAGAACACTGGCCGGTTACGGATCTAAGCCCACACATACTGGAGAGGATAAACGTCCATGAACTAAAGGAGACGTCATTATCAATGCTGGCAAGCATCGTCCCGGAAATTAATCGTTTTAGTAAGTGGGAGAAGCTGCGAGGAGCCCTGAAATGCGTTATGCATTTTTTAAGCAAAATATGCAAGAAAGAATTAGCGTCGGAGGAGGCAAAGATTGCCACACGTATTCGCAACCTGGATGATGTAAACAACGTGATTTACAGGATGGTTCAAGAGGAAGCGTACGCGGAAGAAATAATTCTTCTACGCCGAGGAACTGTATTGGGAAGGAAGAGTCCAATATATAAACTTACGCCTTACTTGGACGAAGCAGGCGTACTGAGAATACGCGGCCGGATCGATCGAATGAGCGGAGTGGATATGAACGTGAAAAGACCAGTAATTCTACCCAAAGAACACAAAGTCACCAACCTTCTGGTCGATTATTTTCACCGGAAGTTCCACCACCAACTAACCGAAATTGTAGTCAACGAGATGCGCCAATTATATCACATCCCGGGACTAAGAGCCAAAGTTCGATCACTAGCCAACGCTTGTCAGAGGTGTCGCAATAAGAAAGCGGCTCCGGAGCCACCGGAGATGGGAGATATTCCGCCAGAAAGGCTTGCTATAAATGAGTTACCTTTTACGAACACTGGCATCGACTACTTCGGCCCATTCGAGGTGAACGTTGGAAGACGAAGAGAGAAACGGTGGGGCGTACTGTTCACGTGTCTCACTGTAAGAGCGGTACACATCGAATTAGCTAGCTCTCTGTCGACAGATACATTTATGCTGATTCTTGAAATGTTTGTGGCACGAAGAGGAGTGCCGAAAAGAATAATGTCGGACAACGGAACCAATTTTCGAGGAGCGAGCCGACTATTACAAGAAGAAATCGAGAGGATCTCATCGAAGGAGCTGGAAAATAAGTACCCAGAGATCGAGTGGTCTTTCATACCGCCAGGAGCGCCCCACATGGGTGGCGCATGGGAGCGGATGATAAGATCTGTAAAATCTATTTTGTTTGAAATACTAGAAGAGAAGCACGTTCAAGAACCGGTGCTTAGAGCAGCTCTAGCCAGGATAGAAAACACGCTCAATTCCCGACCATTGACGTACGTGCCGCTGGAGACTCCCGAAGCTGATGCACTTACGCCAAACCATTTTCTACGAGGAGCAAGCAGCGCGATGGTAGTAAAGGATGGCAACACGAACGGCATTTTGCTTGGTAAGAGTTTTCGTATTGCAGGTCAGATTGCAGACAGTTTCAAGAAGCGATGGCTGAGGGAATACCTACCGTGCCTCACACAAAGAGCTAAATGGCATGGCCCGCCAAATAACCCGATCTGCATAGGAGATGTCGTCATTATGGTTGATGAATCGAACCCCAAGGTGCAGTGGAAGAAAGGTATCATCATGGATCTTCGAGTGGCCAAAGACGGGATAGCACGCAGCGCTGTTATACGCACCGCGACTGGATTGCTGACCCGACCGATCGTCAAGTTGGCCAAGCTTGATGTCAACAAACCAGCAACTGCTGGTGAAGATGGCGGCCAAGACGTAACCATAGGTTTTGCAAACAAATCGGCGAGGATTGTTTGCGAAGGGGGGAATGTTACGGCATGA